In Arthrobacter alpinus, a single window of DNA contains:
- a CDS encoding MBL fold metallo-hydrolase translates to MPQTWQELGGGCFVLPGNEARVLVNTGLVVGAQRALVIDTGCGPRHAAEILAAVRTVTTLPLVGVNTHAHWDHFFGNATFKEAGLTELWAHKAAAQTMADTGESQRRFVAGAEPDMAAATGPGTEIVLPAHHVGAETVVLDLGGVEVELFTLGPGHSSGDLMVGAPGVLFAGDVLEVGAAPDYEDAFPSEWAAVLRRLAGMGEKYPVMVPGHGRPVDAGFAAHMAEVVAAAP, encoded by the coding sequence ATGCCCCAGACATGGCAGGAGCTCGGTGGCGGCTGTTTTGTGCTGCCTGGCAATGAGGCCCGGGTGCTGGTCAACACTGGCTTGGTAGTTGGTGCCCAGCGGGCGCTCGTGATCGACACCGGTTGCGGACCCCGCCACGCCGCGGAGATTCTGGCAGCCGTGCGCACGGTAACCACCTTGCCTCTGGTGGGGGTCAATACCCACGCCCACTGGGATCATTTCTTTGGCAATGCCACGTTCAAGGAAGCCGGACTTACCGAGCTGTGGGCACACAAAGCGGCCGCGCAAACAATGGCGGACACGGGGGAGTCTCAGCGGCGCTTTGTCGCGGGCGCGGAACCGGACATGGCTGCGGCAACCGGTCCCGGGACGGAGATTGTGCTGCCCGCCCATCACGTTGGCGCCGAAACGGTAGTGCTGGATCTAGGAGGCGTGGAGGTGGAGCTGTTCACGTTGGGTCCCGGGCACAGCAGCGGAGACCTCATGGTGGGCGCTCCGGGCGTGCTATTTGCCGGAGATGTGCTCGAAGTTGGTGCGGCCCCGGACTACGAGGACGCTTTCCCTTCGGAATGGGCTGCCGTGCTGCGCCGGTTGGCGGGCATGGGTGAGAAGTACCCCGTCATGGTGCCCGGGCACGGCCGTCCGGTGGATGCCGGCTTTGCCGCGCACATGGCCGAGGTCGTCGCCGCAGCGCCGTAA
- a CDS encoding intradiol ring-cleavage dioxygenase: protein MTNSPHPDHDRGLEFDLGTMFTRRRTLGLMLGAGAVAGLAACTPAGNGAPASAAATSTAAPTTATAGTPEATAQVTRALAECTAATADTPEETGGPYPADGSNGPDVLTASGVVRQDITASFGSSTTKAEGVPLTVTLTLLDNAQGCKPLAGAAVYAWHATKDGKYSLYDQGLENENFLRGVQEADANGQLTFTTIFPGAYNGRWPHIHFEVFESMSNATSAGQILRTSQIAMTEASCKEVYASTGYESSQQNFPNTPLAADMVFGDDGGVHQLASTSGAVETGYTAALNVII from the coding sequence ATGACAAACTCACCGCATCCCGATCACGACCGAGGCCTCGAATTTGACCTGGGCACCATGTTCACTCGCCGGCGCACGCTCGGGTTGATGCTTGGCGCAGGGGCAGTTGCCGGATTGGCGGCCTGCACGCCGGCCGGCAACGGCGCCCCTGCCTCAGCTGCCGCAACCTCGACCGCCGCCCCGACAACGGCCACGGCCGGCACACCGGAGGCTACGGCCCAGGTCACTCGCGCCCTTGCAGAATGCACCGCCGCCACGGCCGACACCCCGGAGGAGACCGGCGGACCCTACCCCGCCGATGGTTCCAACGGGCCCGATGTCCTCACGGCCTCAGGCGTGGTTCGTCAAGACATCACGGCCAGTTTTGGCTCGTCAACCACCAAGGCTGAGGGCGTTCCGCTGACAGTCACGTTGACGCTTTTGGACAATGCCCAGGGCTGCAAACCGCTGGCCGGGGCCGCTGTTTACGCGTGGCACGCCACGAAGGACGGCAAATATTCGCTGTACGACCAGGGGCTGGAGAACGAGAACTTCCTGCGTGGGGTTCAGGAGGCCGATGCCAACGGCCAGCTCACCTTCACCACGATCTTCCCGGGAGCCTACAACGGCCGTTGGCCGCATATCCACTTTGAGGTATTTGAGAGCATGTCCAATGCCACCTCAGCCGGTCAGATCCTGCGCACATCCCAAATTGCCATGACGGAGGCTTCCTGCAAGGAGGTGTACGCGTCAACAGGGTATGAATCCAGCCAGCAGAATTTCCCCAACACCCCTCTGGCTGCCGACATGGTTTTTGGTGACGACGGCGGCGTTCACCAATTGGCGTCAACGTCCGGGGCGGTGGAAACCGGGTACACCGCGGCCTTGAACGTCATCATCTGA
- the menD gene encoding 2-succinyl-5-enolpyruvyl-6-hydroxy-3-cyclohexene-1-carboxylic-acid synthase gives MDAARYVVDALERAGIAHVVVAPGSRSAPLVYALAEAEADGRLSNYVRVDERVAGFTALGLALASGVPAAIVTTSGTAVGNLLPAVMEANHGGTPLLVLSADRPEELRGTGANQTTQQLDLFGEHVRFATDVPAGVDPTSAIATALSAARGHIEGIPAGPVQVNLAFRDPLTPALDGSEWERLLPEIEVPSAPETLESDDGTSDASDVASGVTSVPGSGVPAALPSSSHRTVVVAGHGAGVEAEYFARMLGLPLLAEPSSNARFGPNAIGPYRLLLEKFGPDSAMPIERVVLFGRPTLSRQISGLLANPNLERALFLPNPVPWFEAGRRTELILTQWDQLVGFAGHGPAGWLSAWHQVAAMAEAALESVLAGAATTGGELSGPEVARHVWSRAQKEPGSNLMLGSSNPIRDVDLAGKPTPGNNVTTFANRGLAGIDGTLATATGIALATREATRVLLGDVTFLHDSGALNIGPTEQVPNVQVIVLNDAGGGIFSVLEHGTLGKAPNYASAVERFFGTPHTVKLAALATAYGWDHTLVRTAAELVTALAGPVEGRQIIEVAASRDGLRDLHANIKAALAAD, from the coding sequence ATGGATGCCGCCCGTTATGTTGTCGATGCTCTGGAACGCGCAGGGATTGCTCATGTGGTGGTGGCCCCGGGATCCCGCAGCGCCCCGCTCGTTTACGCCCTCGCCGAAGCAGAAGCCGATGGCAGGCTGAGCAATTACGTGCGCGTTGACGAACGGGTGGCCGGTTTCACGGCGCTGGGTCTGGCCTTGGCGTCAGGTGTTCCAGCCGCCATTGTGACCACTTCCGGCACGGCCGTGGGTAATCTCCTTCCTGCCGTCATGGAGGCCAACCACGGCGGAACCCCCTTGCTTGTCCTATCCGCCGACCGCCCCGAAGAGCTTCGAGGCACCGGAGCCAACCAAACAACGCAGCAGCTGGATCTCTTTGGTGAGCATGTCCGTTTTGCCACTGACGTCCCGGCCGGGGTGGATCCCACGAGCGCCATTGCCACTGCACTGAGCGCAGCTCGCGGGCATATCGAGGGGATCCCTGCCGGGCCCGTGCAGGTCAACCTGGCGTTCCGCGACCCCCTGACCCCTGCCCTGGATGGTTCGGAATGGGAACGCCTCCTGCCTGAGATTGAGGTTCCTTCCGCTCCTGAAACACTTGAATCCGACGACGGAACCTCCGACGCCAGCGATGTTGCCTCGGGTGTGACGTCCGTTCCGGGCAGCGGTGTTCCAGCCGCCCTGCCGTCCAGCAGTCACAGGACGGTGGTGGTGGCCGGTCACGGAGCCGGGGTGGAAGCTGAATACTTTGCGCGAATGCTCGGATTGCCCCTCTTGGCCGAGCCTTCTTCCAATGCGCGCTTTGGGCCCAATGCCATTGGCCCTTACCGCTTGCTGTTGGAGAAGTTCGGCCCCGACAGCGCCATGCCCATTGAACGGGTGGTGCTCTTTGGGCGACCAACACTCTCGCGCCAGATAAGCGGGCTGCTCGCCAATCCGAACCTTGAACGGGCGCTTTTTCTGCCCAACCCCGTGCCGTGGTTTGAGGCCGGGCGCCGCACAGAATTGATCTTGACTCAGTGGGATCAGCTGGTGGGCTTCGCAGGACACGGGCCCGCAGGCTGGCTGAGTGCGTGGCATCAGGTGGCTGCCATGGCTGAGGCGGCGCTGGAAAGTGTCTTGGCTGGTGCCGCGACCACTGGCGGTGAACTGAGCGGACCGGAGGTGGCCCGTCATGTCTGGTCCCGGGCACAAAAGGAACCCGGCAGCAACCTCATGCTTGGTTCCTCCAATCCCATCCGCGACGTTGATCTGGCAGGAAAGCCAACGCCCGGGAACAATGTCACGACCTTCGCCAATCGTGGCCTGGCCGGCATTGACGGAACCCTTGCCACGGCAACCGGCATTGCCCTCGCCACGAGGGAGGCAACTCGGGTGCTGCTTGGTGATGTGACCTTCCTGCATGATTCCGGGGCACTGAACATTGGGCCCACCGAACAAGTGCCCAACGTTCAGGTGATTGTCCTTAACGATGCCGGCGGTGGCATCTTCTCGGTCTTGGAGCACGGAACGCTGGGGAAGGCGCCCAACTATGCTTCCGCCGTCGAACGCTTCTTTGGCACGCCGCACACGGTGAAGCTCGCGGCCCTCGCCACTGCCTACGGTTGGGACCACACCCTGGTTAGAACGGCGGCCGAACTTGTCACTGCACTCGCCGGACCCGTTGAGGGGCGGCAGATCATCGAGGTGGCGGCCAGCCGTGACGGGCTGCGGGACTTGCATGCCAACATCAAGGCGGCCCTAGCCGCCGACTAG
- a CDS encoding amino acid ABC transporter ATP-binding protein — MTETTSTTSPAHAAPKPLVEIQGVHKFFGEHHVLKGIDMTVKPGEVSVIIGPSGSGKSTLLRCINLLETISAGRIYVHDDLIGFKEVNGKLHDLNTKAIAAQRREIGMVFQRFNLFPHKTALQNVIEAPTQVKRQSKAAAKLKARELLEMVGLSDRADFYPSQLSGGQQQRVAIARALAMEPELMLFDEPTSALDPELVGDVLEVMKNLAKSGMTMIVVTHEIGFAREVGDTLTFMDGGVVVESGKPRDIISNPQHHRTKEFLSRVL, encoded by the coding sequence ATGACTGAAACCACCTCAACAACCAGCCCTGCCCACGCTGCTCCCAAGCCGCTCGTGGAAATCCAGGGTGTGCACAAGTTCTTTGGTGAGCACCACGTGCTCAAGGGCATCGACATGACGGTAAAACCGGGCGAGGTCTCGGTAATCATCGGCCCGTCCGGTTCCGGCAAATCAACGCTCTTGCGCTGCATCAACCTTCTGGAGACCATCAGCGCCGGACGGATCTACGTCCACGATGACCTCATTGGCTTCAAGGAAGTCAACGGCAAGCTGCATGATCTGAACACGAAGGCGATCGCGGCACAGCGCCGCGAGATCGGCATGGTGTTCCAGCGCTTCAACTTGTTCCCGCACAAGACGGCCCTGCAAAACGTGATCGAGGCGCCCACTCAGGTGAAGCGCCAGTCGAAGGCCGCCGCCAAGTTGAAGGCGCGCGAGCTACTGGAAATGGTGGGCCTTTCAGACCGCGCCGATTTCTACCCCTCGCAGCTTTCCGGCGGGCAGCAGCAGCGTGTTGCCATTGCCCGCGCCTTGGCCATGGAGCCGGAGTTGATGCTCTTCGATGAGCCCACCTCAGCCCTTGACCCGGAGCTGGTGGGCGACGTCCTGGAAGTGATGAAGAATCTGGCCAAGTCAGGCATGACCATGATCGTGGTGACTCACGAAATCGGTTTCGCCCGCGAGGTTGGCGACACCCTGACCTTCATGGACGGCGGCGTGGTGGTGGAGAGCGGTAAACCGCGCGACATCATCTCCAACCCCCAGCATCACCGCACCAAGGAATTCCTCAGCCGGGTCCTGTAG
- a CDS encoding o-succinylbenzoate synthase, whose product MFSLPTLDAILSSAHVVSLPMRVKFRGVVTREVMVFEGPAGWGEFGPFLEYDDEESSRWLAAALEAGWLGYPAPVRDWVPVNATVPAVSAAEVPSVLGAFDAVHTVKIKVAEAGQSMSDDAARVGAVRHLLPEAKIRVDANGGWGVDQAVSALRMLSVFGLEYAEQPVATIAEMAAVRTALSGSVLIAADESVRKATDPLAVARAGAADLLVVKAAPLGGVRRALEIVAEAGLPAVVSSALDSSVGIGTGLALAAALPELPFACGLGTVSLMAADVATPSLVAVDGGMEVRNVVADPELLARFAAPAERRDWWLDRLRRTYALLQSPVPGLKGGWIE is encoded by the coding sequence ATGTTTTCACTCCCTACGCTCGATGCGATCCTGTCCTCCGCCCACGTGGTCTCCTTGCCCATGCGGGTGAAGTTCAGGGGTGTGGTGACCCGTGAGGTCATGGTTTTTGAAGGCCCGGCAGGCTGGGGTGAGTTTGGTCCGTTCCTGGAGTACGACGACGAAGAGTCCTCCCGCTGGTTGGCCGCGGCTTTGGAGGCTGGCTGGCTTGGGTACCCGGCGCCGGTGCGTGACTGGGTTCCCGTGAATGCGACAGTTCCTGCGGTTTCCGCCGCCGAGGTGCCCTCCGTGTTGGGGGCTTTTGACGCCGTCCACACCGTGAAGATCAAGGTTGCCGAGGCAGGCCAGTCCATGTCGGATGACGCCGCCCGGGTGGGTGCCGTGCGGCATTTGCTGCCCGAGGCCAAGATCCGGGTGGACGCGAATGGGGGTTGGGGCGTTGATCAGGCAGTTTCGGCACTGCGCATGTTGAGTGTCTTTGGGTTGGAGTATGCAGAGCAGCCTGTCGCCACAATTGCCGAGATGGCGGCCGTGCGCACGGCGCTTTCCGGTTCTGTCCTGATCGCTGCCGACGAAAGCGTTCGCAAGGCCACGGATCCTCTCGCCGTGGCCCGAGCCGGGGCCGCCGATCTCCTGGTGGTCAAGGCCGCCCCCTTGGGTGGAGTCCGGCGTGCGCTGGAGATCGTGGCGGAGGCCGGACTGCCAGCAGTGGTCAGTTCCGCACTGGACTCCTCGGTGGGTATTGGCACCGGCTTGGCACTGGCGGCCGCGCTGCCGGAGCTGCCCTTCGCCTGCGGTTTGGGCACAGTGTCCTTGATGGCAGCGGATGTGGCCACGCCGTCGCTTGTCGCCGTGGATGGTGGCATGGAAGTTCGGAACGTTGTGGCCGATCCGGAGTTGCTTGCACGGTTCGCCGCACCGGCCGAGCGTCGGGATTGGTGGCTGGACCGGCTCCGCCGCACTTACGCCCTGCTCCAAAGCCCGGTGCCTGGCCTAAAGGGCGGGTGGATAGAGTAG
- a CDS encoding phosphatase PAP2 family protein produces MNTHAASHRSGPSGRVVERISAWPFLVAALISLAGLVLSYRFFVETATGQFIDESALVEAVVARQRIGTQTAQVLDYLPATSVVLATLVVLFVTLARRRWKAAGIAIAAMAAANLSTQLIKALLPDRPELGVNTLALNSLPSGHSTLAASAAAAVFLVVSPRWRPAAAFVGGSYAIVAGMSTLINQWHRPADVVAAFFVVAFWTALAAHVVMRSGSRWNVWLGSGEHWASRRWWTALAALLAVLALASGALIYSSVMGAEDTSTTSFFLVGVCLIIAVGYGLTFASTLLVTLPVRRRSFR; encoded by the coding sequence ATGAATACCCATGCCGCATCTCACCGCTCAGGCCCGTCCGGCCGTGTTGTTGAACGCATTTCCGCGTGGCCATTCCTGGTTGCGGCGCTCATAAGTTTGGCCGGTTTGGTGTTGAGCTACCGGTTTTTTGTAGAAACGGCCACTGGCCAGTTCATTGACGAATCTGCCCTGGTGGAGGCGGTCGTGGCCCGCCAGCGGATCGGCACGCAAACGGCCCAGGTGCTGGATTATTTGCCTGCCACCTCCGTGGTTCTCGCCACGCTGGTGGTCCTCTTTGTCACCCTGGCCCGGCGACGATGGAAGGCCGCCGGTATTGCCATCGCCGCCATGGCCGCCGCGAATCTCTCCACCCAGCTCATTAAGGCACTGCTGCCGGACCGTCCAGAGCTTGGCGTCAATACGCTCGCGCTGAACTCGCTGCCCTCGGGACACAGTACGCTCGCCGCCAGTGCCGCGGCCGCCGTGTTCCTCGTGGTCTCGCCACGATGGCGCCCCGCCGCCGCCTTTGTTGGCGGCAGCTACGCCATCGTGGCCGGCATGTCGACGCTCATCAACCAATGGCACCGACCCGCCGATGTTGTTGCTGCCTTCTTTGTGGTGGCCTTCTGGACAGCACTGGCCGCGCATGTGGTTATGCGCAGTGGTTCGCGGTGGAATGTGTGGCTCGGCTCGGGAGAGCACTGGGCCTCGAGGCGCTGGTGGACCGCACTGGCAGCCCTGCTGGCCGTGCTCGCCTTGGCGTCAGGCGCACTGATTTACAGTTCCGTCATGGGCGCCGAAGACACCAGCACCACCAGTTTCTTCCTTGTGGGCGTGTGCCTGATCATCGCTGTTGGCTATGGCTTGACCTTTGCCAGCACACTGCTGGTGACCCTGCCCGTACGACGCCGGAGCTTTCGCTAG
- a CDS encoding MFS transporter: MSKAADPQDFNLWSIAIPAFGPSLLFGIGEGAILPVIPLSARDMGSSLAGAALVVSLIGIGSLVSNIPASIITAKFGERLGMLGASALSLVAMLICVFCHNLWAFGAGVFLIGVASAVFHLARQSYLTEAVPPLMRARAMSTLGGVGRIGLFAGPFIGALLIHLVGLPGAYWVAAVAVTAAGVVAWWLPDLVNADGAAPAGPKVTVVSLLATHRKVFLTVGIGVLLVSSVRSSRQVVVPLWADNLGLNPAVTSLIYGLSGAIDMLVFYPAGKVMDKKGRIAVAVPSMVLMGVSLLLMPLTTGAFSLLLVALLIGFGNGIGSGLIMTLGADYSPRNGRAQFLGIWRFMADAGGSSGPAILAGLTAAVTLPFGIAATGLLGLGAAAMLGYSIPRNRPVSR; this comes from the coding sequence GTGAGCAAAGCAGCCGACCCTCAAGACTTCAACCTTTGGTCCATCGCCATTCCGGCGTTTGGGCCGTCACTGTTGTTTGGCATTGGTGAGGGCGCCATTTTGCCCGTCATCCCGCTCAGTGCCAGGGATATGGGTTCCTCCTTGGCGGGTGCCGCACTAGTGGTCTCCCTCATCGGCATAGGATCGCTGGTCAGCAACATCCCGGCATCCATCATTACGGCGAAATTTGGTGAGCGCCTCGGCATGCTTGGGGCCTCCGCGCTGAGCCTGGTTGCCATGCTCATCTGCGTGTTTTGCCACAACCTCTGGGCCTTTGGTGCCGGAGTGTTTTTGATAGGCGTGGCCTCGGCCGTGTTCCATCTGGCTCGCCAGAGTTATCTCACCGAGGCGGTGCCGCCGCTCATGCGCGCACGGGCCATGTCCACCCTGGGCGGTGTGGGGCGAATCGGACTTTTCGCGGGCCCGTTCATTGGAGCCCTCCTTATTCATCTGGTCGGACTACCTGGCGCATACTGGGTTGCGGCAGTGGCTGTCACGGCCGCCGGGGTTGTCGCCTGGTGGCTGCCGGATCTGGTCAATGCCGACGGTGCGGCACCGGCAGGACCGAAAGTCACTGTCGTCTCGTTGCTGGCCACCCACCGAAAAGTGTTTCTAACGGTTGGCATCGGCGTGCTGCTGGTCAGCTCCGTGCGGTCTTCGCGTCAAGTGGTGGTACCGCTCTGGGCAGACAATCTGGGACTCAACCCAGCCGTGACATCACTGATCTACGGGCTGTCCGGGGCCATCGACATGCTGGTGTTTTACCCGGCCGGCAAGGTCATGGACAAGAAGGGACGGATTGCCGTGGCCGTTCCCTCCATGGTGCTCATGGGCGTTTCGCTGCTCCTCATGCCACTAACCACAGGTGCCTTTTCGTTGCTGCTGGTGGCTTTGCTGATCGGTTTTGGAAACGGCATTGGTTCCGGACTCATCATGACCCTGGGGGCGGACTACTCTCCGCGCAATGGCAGGGCCCAATTCCTGGGTATCTGGAGATTCATGGCGGACGCCGGCGGATCAAGCGGTCCGGCCATCTTGGCTGGACTCACGGCCGCCGTGACGCTCCCGTTCGGCATCGCAGCAACGGGACTGTTGGGTCTGGGTGCGGCAGCAATGTTGGGCTACTCGATTCCCCGCAACAGACCCGTATCGCGCTAG